From the Candidatus Bathyarchaeota archaeon genome, one window contains:
- a CDS encoding ferritin-like domain-containing protein translates to MSKQADSKLLGFIKQQMEAENKIVESVNQGIKDIQNPPVRAVLKGISMDSTKHAQLYGSALALLTTVPQAMTQENLDKQKELVQKHIDMETELIEKLEKEIPAIENKKVTFLLNSILQDERRHHELLKKVLEIIVHGETITEEEWWSVLWEGAPFHGAPGG, encoded by the coding sequence ATGAGCAAACAAGCAGACAGTAAGCTTTTGGGTTTCATCAAACAGCAAATGGAAGCTGAAAACAAAATTGTGGAATCCGTAAACCAAGGCATAAAAGACATTCAAAACCCGCCAGTGAGGGCAGTTTTGAAAGGCATCTCGATGGATTCTACCAAGCACGCTCAACTATACGGCTCCGCCCTAGCACTTCTAACCACCGTCCCCCAAGCCATGACCCAAGAAAACCTTGACAAACAAAAAGAACTCGTACAAAAACACATAGACATGGAAACTGAACTCATCGAAAAACTCGAAAAAGAAATCCCCGCCATCGAAAACAAAAAAGTCACGTTCCTACTCAACTCGATTCTCCAAGACGAACGCCGACACCACGAACTACTCAAAAAAGTACTAGAAATCATCGTACACGGCGAAACCATAACTGAAGAAGAATGGTGGAGCGTCCTATGGGAAGGCGCACCTTTCCACGGAGCCCCAGGCGGGTAA
- a CDS encoding flavodoxin domain-containing protein, with translation MTRILVLYYSRTGNTEKMANAVVEGAKAAGDVDVEMNYYVAAKELGLYDGVVVGTSTYHHDMPVDIKTLFEEAAAQGVDLKGKVGAAFGSFGWSGEAPKLVLEIMKNKFEMKLIEPHVLAKYKPDQKALDQCKELGKKVAETLIQSA, from the coding sequence ATGACGAGAATTCTTGTTTTGTATTATAGCCGAACTGGAAACACGGAGAAGATGGCTAATGCTGTTGTGGAAGGCGCGAAAGCTGCGGGCGATGTGGATGTTGAGATGAATTATTATGTGGCGGCGAAAGAGTTGGGTTTGTATGATGGCGTGGTGGTGGGTACTTCTACGTATCATCATGACATGCCTGTTGATATTAAGACGTTGTTTGAGGAAGCAGCCGCGCAGGGTGTGGATTTGAAGGGCAAAGTTGGCGCAGCGTTTGGCTCGTTTGGCTGGAGCGGAGAAGCCCCAAAACTTGTGCTGGAAATCATGAAAAACAAGTTCGAGATGAAACTCATCGAACCCCACGTGCTTGCCAAGTACAAACCAGACCAAAAAGCCCTTGACCAATGCAAAGAACTAGGCAAAAAGGTCGCCGAAACCCTTATTCAGTCTGCATAG
- a CDS encoding FAD-dependent oxidoreductase, whose protein sequence is MEHWDLIIVGAGPAGLAAGIYGARSGLRTLLLDEKIAGGTAVEAPLVENYLGFPSIKGSELAEKMVLHCKQTGAVIHDLEAVSSLELEGEKKIVKTSVSEYSAGAVIIATGSSYKQLGVKGENEFRGKGVSYCGVCDGFFFKGKHVLVIGGGNSACATSLYLSGLASHVTVVHRRAAFRGEKALVKDLTSKTNTTVLFDTTVKEIKGDKTVNTVTLSDLKTGETRDISVDGVFVQIGEAPNSQLAQDSGIQVNESTHIIIDIKQQTSIPGVYAAGDVTSHPIMQIGTAVGQGITAALQAYSYLKRPYYRK, encoded by the coding sequence ATGGAACATTGGGACTTAATTATTGTAGGTGCAGGTCCTGCTGGTTTGGCGGCTGGAATCTATGGTGCCCGAAGCGGACTTCGAACCCTGCTCCTTGACGAAAAAATAGCTGGCGGAACCGCCGTAGAAGCGCCTCTTGTAGAAAATTATCTTGGCTTTCCTAGCATCAAAGGCTCAGAGTTAGCCGAGAAAATGGTGCTTCACTGCAAGCAAACTGGCGCAGTTATTCATGATTTGGAGGCGGTTTCGTCTTTGGAGCTTGAGGGCGAGAAAAAGATTGTGAAGACCTCGGTTTCTGAGTATTCGGCTGGCGCAGTTATTATCGCTACAGGCTCGAGCTACAAACAGCTTGGGGTAAAGGGCGAGAACGAGTTTCGCGGCAAGGGCGTTAGTTACTGTGGCGTGTGCGACGGCTTTTTCTTTAAGGGCAAACATGTGCTTGTGATTGGCGGCGGAAACTCTGCATGCGCCACCTCTTTGTATCTTTCTGGTTTAGCCTCCCACGTTACCGTTGTCCACCGCAGAGCGGCGTTTCGCGGCGAAAAAGCCCTCGTAAAAGACTTAACCTCCAAAACCAACACAACCGTCCTCTTCGACACCACCGTAAAAGAAATCAAAGGCGATAAAACCGTAAACACCGTTACGCTCTCTGACCTCAAAACCGGAGAAACCCGCGACATATCTGTGGACGGAGTTTTTGTGCAAATCGGCGAAGCCCCAAACAGCCAACTAGCCCAAGACTCAGGCATCCAAGTCAACGAAAGTACACATATAATCATTGATATCAAACAGCAAACCAGCATCCCAGGCGTCTACGCCGCAGGAGACGTAACCAGCCACCCCATCATGCAAATCGGAACCGCCGTCGGACAAGGCATAACCGCCGCCCTACAAGCCTACAGCTACCTAAAACGACCCTACTACAGAAAATAA